The Roseimicrobium gellanilyticum genome contains a region encoding:
- a CDS encoding prenyltransferase/squalene oxidase repeat-containing protein: MKRSFLAAYWEKVGGGSFIVSLVIHAGLLIMAFFVVKEYQQEPTVDFLPGFQAAGQKRTSDNLTAKIHDSRVRNMQKNLKPVRVAVPTPAPGQLLLPEMPTDVIEVPEPSLSTFGDAKGIPGELGKVGTKAGGAGRGTGPGNAPGVVQLPVSMRGRCSSAERLRKLTAGGGTAECERAVSSALEHLKSKQKSDGGWGTNNRGAMTGFALLCFLDRCETPESIYYGDNVMKGILFLMEMQQKNPYKMFSQATSGNGQVYEHGIATYALGEMYTLARMGSKSLPGMRESFEQGVQVIIDNQQAGGGWVYDSEKGFYSPSREDLSVTGWQYQALKAAKLTGLKIRGLEGAIDKTVKYLESKQTKDGGIGTTNREGSYNQWNLTGAGTLGLQTLAHGGKKTEIKKAIAFAHDLFKKEPPEFATGDMYGWYYYHQAFFQHGGEEWKYWNELVLPQLLKAQQPDGSWKPNGGAHNPAAGGDNVYSTALCTLMLEVYYRYLKVGDRERGSLFDR; this comes from the coding sequence GTGAAGAGGAGCTTCCTCGCGGCTTATTGGGAGAAGGTGGGTGGTGGTTCGTTCATCGTAAGCCTGGTGATTCATGCTGGGCTTTTGATCATGGCATTCTTTGTTGTGAAGGAGTACCAGCAGGAACCCACGGTGGACTTCCTACCTGGATTCCAAGCGGCCGGGCAGAAGCGGACCAGTGACAATCTCACGGCGAAGATTCACGACTCGCGAGTCAGAAACATGCAGAAGAATCTCAAACCCGTGCGGGTTGCCGTTCCCACTCCTGCGCCTGGCCAGCTCCTGCTGCCGGAGATGCCCACGGACGTGATCGAGGTGCCCGAGCCGAGCTTGAGCACCTTTGGCGATGCCAAGGGCATTCCCGGGGAGCTGGGAAAGGTTGGGACGAAAGCTGGTGGCGCGGGAAGAGGTACGGGGCCGGGGAATGCTCCGGGAGTGGTGCAGCTTCCCGTTTCCATGAGGGGTCGGTGCAGCAGTGCGGAGCGTCTGCGGAAGCTCACGGCGGGCGGTGGCACCGCCGAGTGTGAGCGCGCCGTGAGCAGTGCGCTGGAGCACCTGAAGAGCAAGCAGAAGTCTGATGGCGGCTGGGGTACAAACAACCGTGGGGCGATGACGGGCTTTGCCTTGCTGTGCTTCCTTGATCGCTGCGAGACGCCCGAGTCCATCTACTACGGGGACAATGTGATGAAGGGCATCCTCTTCCTCATGGAGATGCAGCAGAAGAATCCGTACAAGATGTTCAGCCAGGCCACCTCGGGCAATGGCCAGGTGTATGAGCATGGCATCGCGACGTATGCGCTCGGTGAGATGTACACGCTGGCGCGCATGGGCAGCAAGTCGCTGCCGGGCATGCGCGAGTCCTTTGAGCAAGGCGTGCAGGTCATCATTGATAACCAGCAGGCGGGTGGCGGCTGGGTGTATGACAGCGAGAAGGGCTTCTACTCACCGAGCCGCGAAGACCTCTCTGTGACCGGCTGGCAATATCAGGCGCTGAAGGCGGCAAAGCTTACGGGACTGAAGATTCGTGGTCTCGAAGGCGCGATTGATAAGACGGTGAAGTACCTTGAGAGCAAGCAGACGAAGGATGGCGGTATCGGCACGACGAATCGTGAAGGCAGCTACAACCAGTGGAATCTCACGGGTGCCGGAACACTGGGATTGCAGACACTGGCACACGGTGGAAAGAAGACGGAAATCAAGAAGGCCATCGCGTTTGCCCATGACCTCTTCAAGAAGGAGCCGCCAGAGTTTGCCACGGGCGACATGTATGGCTGGTACTACTACCACCAGGCCTTCTTCCAGCATGGTGGTGAAGAGTGGAAGTACTGGAACGAGCTCGTGCTACCGCAGTTGCTAAAAGCGCAGCAGCCGGATGGAAGCTGGAAGCCCAATGGTGGTGCCCATAATCCCGCAGCGGGCGGGGACAATGTGTACTCCACGGCGCTGTGCACACTGATGCTGGAGGTGTACTACCGGTACCTGAAGGTGGGGGACAGGGAGCGGGGGTCGTTGTTTGATCGGTAG
- the aroE gene encoding shikimate dehydrogenase produces the protein MEGKNHYTLDDLRRWEDIAPTLSPRARVAVIGDPIAHSRSPQMHNPALTARGIEAQYIRVQVPPGNVEEALGLFSKHGFVGVNCTIPHKFEALEAMHEVSSLARQLGAVNTVHIEDSKFTGYNTDGPGFLRSVAEAFGREVRDLRVLIIGAGGGAGRAVAVQSALEKCPSLLLVNRTVEKLQPLIEECTAISPATTIEAVKWDDASLADALARTDLIVNATPRGMKPGDEPLFDTSLIRPSHLVYDMVYRANGTTPLIEAARNAGAKTCDGLVLLLHQGAISFGHWFGEPVPLEEMRRGLTGA, from the coding sequence ATGGAAGGCAAAAACCACTACACGCTCGACGATCTGCGTCGGTGGGAGGACATCGCTCCCACTCTGTCGCCGCGAGCCCGGGTCGCCGTCATCGGTGACCCGATTGCCCACTCGCGCTCGCCGCAGATGCACAATCCGGCGCTCACGGCACGCGGCATCGAGGCGCAGTACATCCGGGTGCAAGTCCCTCCGGGGAATGTCGAGGAGGCGCTTGGCTTGTTTTCGAAGCATGGCTTCGTGGGCGTGAACTGCACCATTCCGCACAAGTTCGAGGCGCTGGAGGCCATGCATGAAGTGTCCTCCCTCGCACGCCAACTGGGTGCCGTGAACACGGTTCACATTGAAGACAGCAAGTTCACCGGCTACAACACGGACGGCCCCGGATTTCTGCGCTCCGTGGCCGAGGCCTTTGGTCGTGAAGTGCGTGACCTCCGCGTGCTCATCATCGGTGCCGGTGGTGGCGCTGGACGCGCCGTGGCCGTGCAAAGCGCGCTGGAGAAATGCCCCTCCCTGCTCCTGGTGAATCGCACCGTGGAGAAGCTACAGCCCCTCATCGAGGAGTGCACCGCCATCTCCCCTGCGACCACCATCGAGGCCGTGAAGTGGGACGATGCGTCCCTCGCCGACGCTCTGGCACGCACTGACCTCATCGTCAATGCCACACCCCGCGGCATGAAGCCCGGCGATGAACCGCTCTTCGATACCAGCCTCATCCGTCCCTCACACCTGGTCTATGATATGGTGTATCGCGCCAATGGCACCACGCCGTTGATTGAAGCCGCAAGGAACGCCGGCGCCAAAACCTGCGACGGCCTCGTGCTTCTCCTGCATCAGGGCGCCATCTCCTTCGGGCATTGGTTCGGTGAGCCTGTGCCACTGGAAGAGATGCGACGGGGATTGACGGGAGCGTGA
- a CDS encoding glutamate--tRNA ligase yields MSIRVRFAPSPTGYLHVGGARTALFNWLLARKSGGAFILRIEDTDEARNTEPARQAIYDGLKWLGLDWDEGPEKGGDTGPYFQSQRKPIYDAYLAKLEAAGRVYTEENGAVRFKFSRVPILVPDLVCGDVQFAATDEPDMTIRRPDGGYIFHFVNVVDDIEMKMTHVIRGEDHLPNTWKHIDLYRALDAEPPKFGHIPLILNPGGSKMSKRDEGASIESYQKAGFLPGAVFNYLCLLGWTPKLDREKFTAQEAVDLFDVSEIHHSNARFDMVKCTWLNQQHLRDLTGAALVAYAKPWLEQDGIQVTDEDFAARALETVKEKVSVATEFSGWVHFFFREDFPFEDEAMTKLKGNAQHPALLTALRPALQATADWSEAGITATINTLAAELKVKAGAFMPLLRFSLSGQTRGPDVKAMMLVLGKERVLGRLERVQGLLAA; encoded by the coding sequence ATGTCCATCCGTGTTCGCTTCGCTCCCTCCCCCACCGGCTACCTCCACGTCGGTGGCGCCCGTACTGCCCTCTTCAACTGGCTCCTGGCCCGCAAGTCCGGCGGCGCCTTCATCCTGCGCATTGAGGACACGGACGAGGCCCGCAACACCGAACCCGCCCGCCAGGCCATCTACGACGGTCTGAAGTGGCTCGGCTTGGACTGGGATGAAGGCCCGGAAAAAGGCGGCGATACCGGCCCCTACTTCCAGAGCCAGCGCAAGCCCATCTACGATGCCTACCTGGCCAAGCTCGAAGCCGCCGGCCGTGTCTACACGGAGGAAAATGGCGCGGTGCGTTTCAAGTTCAGCCGCGTGCCCATTCTCGTGCCCGACCTCGTGTGTGGTGACGTCCAGTTCGCCGCGACGGATGAACCGGACATGACCATCCGCCGCCCCGATGGTGGCTACATCTTCCACTTCGTGAATGTCGTGGACGACATTGAGATGAAGATGACCCACGTGATCCGCGGCGAGGACCACCTGCCGAACACCTGGAAACACATCGACCTCTACCGCGCACTTGATGCCGAACCGCCGAAGTTTGGCCACATCCCGCTCATCCTGAATCCGGGTGGCTCGAAGATGAGCAAGCGCGACGAGGGCGCGAGCATCGAGAGCTACCAGAAGGCAGGCTTCCTCCCCGGGGCGGTCTTCAACTATCTCTGCTTGCTCGGCTGGACGCCGAAGCTCGACCGCGAAAAATTCACCGCACAGGAAGCGGTGGACCTCTTTGACGTGAGCGAGATTCACCACAGCAATGCGCGCTTCGACATGGTGAAGTGCACCTGGCTGAATCAACAGCACCTGCGCGACCTCACCGGCGCGGCGCTGGTGGCTTATGCAAAGCCATGGCTGGAGCAGGATGGCATTCAGGTCACGGATGAAGACTTCGCCGCGCGTGCGCTGGAGACCGTGAAGGAAAAAGTCAGCGTCGCCACGGAGTTCTCCGGCTGGGTGCACTTCTTCTTCCGCGAGGACTTCCCCTTCGAAGACGAAGCCATGACGAAGCTCAAGGGCAATGCACAGCACCCCGCACTCCTCACCGCCCTGCGCCCCGCGCTCCAAGCCACCGCCGACTGGAGCGAGGCAGGCATCACCGCCACCATCAATACCCTCGCTGCCGAGCTCAAGGTGAAGGCCGGTGCCTTCATGCCCCTGCTGCGCTTCTCCCTGAGCGGCCAGACTCGTGGACCCGATGTGAAGGCCATGATGCTCGTGCTCGGCAAGGAGCGCGTGCTCGGTCGTCTTGAACGCGTCCAGGGATTGCTCGCTGCCTAG
- a CDS encoding TonB-dependent receptor plug domain-containing protein produces MNITSSHTTNEGRFTRFGLAALVSLTCGGLALAQSPSSTPATPPPDAAITLPPVTVTAETPLRTSEDLLNLPQSITVIEHEDLIRRQPRTPIEALQEEPGIWAVSVAAQGSPIIRGQLGNRNLYLWDGVRINNAAGFGGPSPFFNQFPIGALDRVEVIRGSGSVQYGSDAIGGVLNLIPRRASFSDTVNVGGELYGRYGSNDDEFTETLDVHATGPTLAFSAGITRQDVDDYKGPGEGTLSPTGYEATGGYANLAFRPAEGHTFRLSWIHNRRDDVETYVQSKLNANGVPRIFTPDETRGIVKFDYTAENLGSWSDELRVYGYYHYYDQLSERRRQNDTNFSNTKTTTDQEVLGVGVQNAVSFEKHSVRLIYGVDYRYEMLDSSISQSIYDYASGNTSVVEPYGNVPDGTYDVFDAFATFEFRPTERLLLTVGARFENSHINSDPSQSDVIPDAGYDINDLSIDESWQSVTWNAGAIYNVTENWDLVANIGSGFRAPGYWDLLSAGTPTFSSRIAYLPSPNLDPEKSITYEFGPRYHSSRTNFSLVGFYTRLDDLIGSQTEGTVTLPGQGTFAATHEANIGEGYVTGAELALAYELADNWTFFGNATYTYGKDTASGYPPRFIPPFFGTVGLRYEHPSGRWWVEVVEVFSDRLRRHAPDDEQDAGFSKDPAYGSPNDTNNPPLRDDFSLPGWAITNVRGGVNVWREGDRALDLTLAFNNIFDTRYREAYAQRQKVAPGFGIVVGARLTF; encoded by the coding sequence ATGAATATCACATCCTCTCACACCACCAACGAGGGGCGATTCACACGCTTCGGACTGGCCGCTTTGGTCAGCCTGACCTGTGGAGGTCTTGCCCTGGCACAATCACCATCTTCAACTCCCGCGACTCCGCCTCCGGATGCGGCCATCACCCTGCCACCGGTCACGGTCACAGCAGAGACACCCTTGCGTACCAGCGAGGATTTGCTGAACCTGCCGCAGTCCATCACCGTGATCGAGCACGAGGACCTCATCCGTCGCCAGCCTCGCACACCCATCGAGGCGCTTCAGGAGGAGCCCGGCATCTGGGCGGTCAGTGTGGCCGCTCAGGGGTCGCCAATCATTCGCGGGCAGCTTGGCAATCGCAATCTCTATCTTTGGGATGGCGTGCGTATCAACAATGCTGCCGGGTTCGGTGGTCCAAGTCCGTTCTTCAATCAGTTTCCGATTGGTGCACTGGACCGTGTGGAGGTCATCCGTGGTTCGGGTTCCGTGCAGTACGGAAGTGACGCCATCGGAGGTGTCTTGAATCTCATTCCCCGTCGGGCGTCGTTCTCCGACACGGTAAATGTGGGTGGTGAATTGTACGGTCGCTACGGCTCGAACGATGATGAGTTCACCGAGACGCTCGATGTGCATGCCACGGGGCCCACGCTTGCTTTTTCGGCAGGCATCACGCGACAGGATGTCGATGACTACAAAGGTCCCGGTGAAGGCACGCTGAGTCCGACGGGATACGAGGCGACCGGAGGCTATGCCAATCTGGCATTTCGTCCGGCGGAGGGGCACACCTTCAGACTCTCGTGGATTCACAACCGGCGCGACGATGTGGAAACGTATGTGCAGTCCAAGCTGAATGCGAACGGCGTGCCGCGTATCTTCACCCCGGATGAGACGCGAGGGATTGTGAAGTTCGACTACACGGCGGAGAATCTTGGCTCCTGGAGCGATGAGTTGAGAGTCTACGGCTACTACCATTACTACGACCAGCTCTCTGAACGCCGCCGGCAGAACGATACCAACTTCAGCAATACCAAGACGACGACCGACCAGGAGGTCCTCGGCGTGGGTGTTCAGAATGCCGTCTCGTTCGAGAAGCACTCCGTCCGTCTCATCTACGGCGTGGACTACCGCTATGAGATGCTGGATTCCTCCATCAGCCAGTCCATCTACGACTATGCCTCTGGAAACACCAGCGTGGTGGAGCCCTATGGCAATGTTCCCGATGGCACGTATGATGTGTTCGACGCGTTCGCCACGTTTGAGTTTCGCCCCACGGAGAGACTGCTCCTTACGGTTGGTGCTCGCTTTGAAAACTCCCACATCAATTCAGACCCGTCGCAGAGTGATGTGATCCCAGATGCGGGTTATGACATCAACGACCTCTCGATTGATGAGAGCTGGCAATCCGTCACGTGGAATGCCGGAGCCATTTACAATGTCACGGAGAACTGGGATCTCGTAGCCAATATCGGCAGCGGATTCCGTGCGCCGGGGTATTGGGACCTGCTGAGCGCGGGTACACCCACCTTCTCCAGCCGTATTGCCTACCTGCCGAGCCCGAATCTGGACCCGGAGAAGTCCATCACGTATGAGTTCGGTCCGCGCTACCATTCATCGCGCACGAACTTCTCGCTCGTCGGCTTCTACACACGGCTGGATGACCTTATCGGCTCCCAGACGGAGGGGACGGTGACACTTCCAGGACAGGGCACCTTTGCTGCCACTCATGAAGCAAACATCGGCGAGGGATATGTGACCGGCGCTGAACTCGCGCTGGCTTATGAACTGGCGGACAACTGGACCTTCTTTGGCAATGCCACCTACACCTACGGGAAGGACACTGCGAGTGGATATCCCCCGCGGTTCATTCCTCCCTTCTTCGGCACGGTGGGATTGCGCTATGAGCACCCCTCGGGTCGCTGGTGGGTCGAGGTGGTGGAGGTCTTCTCCGACCGCCTGCGCAGACACGCGCCGGATGATGAGCAGGATGCAGGCTTCTCCAAGGATCCGGCTTACGGTTCACCCAATGACACCAACAATCCGCCGCTGCGCGATGACTTCTCCCTTCCCGGATGGGCCATCACCAATGTGCGTGGTGGGGTGAATGTGTGGCGCGAAGGGGACCGGGCTCTGGACCTGACGCTTGCCTTCAACAACATCTTCGACACGCGTTATCGCGAAGCCTACGCCCAGCGTCAGAAGGTGGCTCCTGGCTTCGGCATCGTGGTCGGTGCGCGTTTGACCTTCTGA
- a CDS encoding cobaltochelatase subunit CobN yields the protein MLPGVTKSIKAIAATTACLLWWSAIVMGQAVPSSTKLAFVGVWERSMPLLDQACREHGVSAGFYSAGEFAKLDGKEVSAFPVVLVLNIDAASTSALTAKLKEAHEVNAAQKVLSLDTRDSQVDLEKQGLLVQDPALRSYWRGNGPTNVTRMIGYCGKAYLGLEREVLPPIIIPEFGYYAPEHEDAFTDIERYREFRKSTQHWKDDAPVAVLVIQQSFWITRDLKVVNAQMEALERHGLNPVVIFGDSADKVNGLIRAAKPAVLIEDRHGSNWNNGEFLKELDIPYLRPVSMLGSTVEEWQKNPRGLSYQDVGLFMSLQEYWGTVEPMVVGGLQASIQGFRLHEPIPDRVEAFAARAANLVALRTKKNPEKKIAIIYYNKGLGQDDLMRGSPTGAFLDGPESLVRFLPRLQKAGYAMENLPATAAELIETLKKKGRNIGPWAQGDLEKLADEGEPSLIPLRAYQKWFDARLSEEARKAVVDKYGPPPGRLMVVKRNGEPHLVIPRIQMGNVILTPQPERGHKQDDKLLHSRDVPPPHSYLAFYWWLEEEFGADAILHWGTHGSLELLPGKENGLSKDCWSDVCVSRMPVVNLWITDNLAEATVSRRRSYATLVDHRVPPALTAGLSEEFKTLHDDIHKFNTLEPGLLREEFRKGISEQIVKESLELVARAPEGKKPFPDEVIARVDDHLHHLYDSQTPTRLHILGQPPTEQERLPYLTSILGLRYLKHLSEAAPFIRNMEHDKQMQRDAAARLLGDALEGKVETAMPRTPEIEKDVTFARDVQERLMNADSEITGLIHALDGGYTLPGPGPDPIRNSGSLPTGRNLYSLNPEEIPNRAAWEVGCRLVNDLLRDRKPKKIGMDLTGMETMCDYGVMEAQILFLLGVRPVWDHNNLVNDVELIPMDELKRPRVDVFIAVGGDYKETFGSRMVLLDKAVRLAAAAKEEHNPVRDAVAEMETRLHRRGFSSVRASQFSLARIFGTKPGNMTGTHILYLVPRSGVWENQDEITSVYTDNMSYVYSGEVWGEKVDGLYEEAIQGTDTILRVWASNMTSQLTNHHSYEYFGGLSMAVKKLTGSTPQALIADVRNPDGASIRDLEEVLATNLRSELLGKKWLQGMKDHDYAGAGHIAEMVKNTFGWSVTRPESVSQQTWTDIYEVVLKDRHKLGLEEWFEKVSPHAMQEIAATLLEAARKGVWQASEEQIADITRMYADSVARHGDSGGLVSGGNVKLATYAAKTLISGGEAKDQELAKAMQEALAKSSAAGAEEKVVGQKLENVTEQKQVEEKQAPAEAQAGRPTFNWSYLAGAFVLALLIVGFFRKSGSV from the coding sequence ATGCTGCCTGGCGTCACCAAGTCGATAAAGGCCATTGCGGCCACCACAGCGTGCTTGCTGTGGTGGTCCGCTATCGTGATGGGTCAGGCTGTTCCGTCCTCCACGAAGCTGGCATTCGTGGGGGTGTGGGAGCGTTCCATGCCGCTGCTGGACCAGGCGTGCCGTGAGCATGGTGTGTCTGCAGGATTCTATTCTGCCGGTGAGTTCGCGAAGTTGGACGGCAAGGAAGTCTCGGCATTTCCAGTTGTGCTGGTGCTTAACATTGATGCCGCGAGCACCTCGGCACTTACCGCAAAGCTGAAGGAGGCCCATGAGGTCAATGCTGCGCAGAAGGTGCTCTCGCTCGACACGCGTGACAGCCAGGTGGACCTCGAGAAGCAAGGCTTGCTGGTTCAAGACCCAGCGCTGCGCAGCTACTGGCGGGGGAATGGGCCCACGAATGTGACCCGCATGATTGGCTATTGCGGGAAGGCATATCTCGGATTGGAACGCGAAGTGCTGCCTCCCATCATCATTCCGGAGTTCGGCTACTATGCGCCGGAGCACGAGGATGCTTTCACGGACATTGAGCGGTACCGTGAGTTTCGAAAATCAACACAACATTGGAAGGATGATGCACCGGTGGCGGTGCTGGTGATCCAGCAGTCTTTTTGGATTACGCGAGACCTGAAGGTGGTGAATGCGCAGATGGAGGCCCTGGAGCGGCATGGGCTGAATCCTGTGGTGATCTTTGGTGACAGCGCGGACAAGGTGAATGGCCTCATTCGTGCAGCGAAACCGGCGGTACTGATCGAGGACCGTCATGGCTCGAACTGGAACAACGGTGAGTTTCTCAAGGAGCTGGATATCCCCTATTTGCGGCCGGTATCCATGCTGGGCTCCACGGTGGAGGAGTGGCAGAAGAATCCGCGCGGCCTGTCTTACCAGGACGTGGGCCTGTTCATGTCTCTGCAGGAGTACTGGGGCACCGTCGAGCCGATGGTCGTGGGTGGATTGCAGGCGAGCATCCAGGGATTCCGTCTGCATGAACCCATCCCCGACCGGGTGGAAGCCTTTGCGGCACGCGCGGCGAATCTGGTGGCCCTCCGCACGAAGAAGAACCCGGAGAAGAAGATTGCCATCATCTACTACAACAAGGGGCTCGGGCAGGATGACCTGATGCGAGGAAGTCCCACGGGGGCATTTCTAGATGGTCCGGAGAGTCTGGTGCGTTTCCTGCCGCGCTTGCAGAAGGCGGGCTATGCGATGGAAAACCTTCCCGCCACAGCCGCGGAACTGATTGAGACTTTGAAGAAGAAGGGGCGGAACATCGGGCCGTGGGCTCAGGGGGATTTGGAAAAGCTCGCGGATGAAGGGGAGCCTTCTTTGATTCCTCTCAGGGCGTATCAGAAATGGTTTGATGCCCGTCTCAGTGAGGAGGCTCGTAAGGCAGTGGTCGACAAGTATGGTCCACCACCTGGACGACTGATGGTGGTAAAGCGCAACGGTGAACCGCATCTGGTGATTCCGCGCATCCAGATGGGGAATGTCATCCTGACGCCGCAGCCCGAACGCGGACACAAGCAGGACGACAAGCTGCTGCACTCACGTGATGTGCCGCCACCACACAGCTATCTGGCCTTCTACTGGTGGCTTGAGGAGGAATTCGGGGCGGATGCCATCCTGCACTGGGGCACGCATGGATCCCTGGAACTTCTGCCAGGAAAGGAGAATGGCCTCTCCAAGGATTGCTGGAGTGATGTGTGCGTCAGCAGGATGCCGGTCGTCAATCTGTGGATCACGGACAACCTTGCTGAAGCTACCGTTTCGCGTCGCCGCTCCTATGCCACGCTGGTGGATCACCGGGTGCCGCCAGCACTCACGGCAGGTCTCTCCGAGGAGTTCAAGACGCTGCATGATGACATCCACAAGTTCAACACGCTTGAGCCGGGATTGCTGAGGGAGGAATTCCGCAAGGGCATCAGTGAGCAAATTGTGAAGGAAAGCCTGGAACTCGTGGCGCGGGCTCCAGAGGGTAAGAAGCCCTTCCCGGATGAGGTCATCGCACGTGTCGACGATCATCTGCATCATCTTTATGATTCACAGACGCCTACGCGTCTGCACATTCTAGGGCAGCCGCCGACGGAGCAGGAGCGACTTCCGTATCTCACTTCGATTTTGGGATTACGGTATCTCAAGCACTTGAGTGAAGCTGCGCCCTTCATCAGGAACATGGAGCATGACAAGCAGATGCAGCGGGATGCTGCCGCACGTCTGTTGGGAGATGCATTGGAGGGGAAAGTGGAGACCGCCATGCCGCGTACGCCGGAGATTGAGAAGGATGTGACCTTTGCCCGTGACGTGCAGGAGCGGCTCATGAATGCCGATTCGGAGATCACCGGGCTCATTCATGCGCTGGACGGTGGCTACACGCTACCGGGACCGGGGCCGGATCCGATTCGGAATTCAGGTTCATTGCCTACGGGCAGGAATCTGTATTCACTGAATCCCGAAGAGATCCCCAATCGGGCCGCGTGGGAAGTGGGATGCAGGTTGGTGAATGATCTGTTGCGCGATCGCAAGCCAAAGAAAATTGGCATGGACCTCACCGGCATGGAGACCATGTGCGACTACGGAGTCATGGAGGCGCAGATTCTTTTTCTGCTTGGTGTTCGTCCCGTGTGGGACCACAACAATTTGGTGAATGACGTCGAACTCATTCCGATGGATGAGCTGAAGCGTCCGCGTGTGGATGTGTTTATTGCGGTGGGAGGCGACTACAAGGAGACCTTCGGTTCCAGGATGGTGCTGCTGGATAAAGCGGTGCGACTGGCCGCAGCGGCGAAGGAAGAGCACAATCCCGTGCGTGATGCGGTGGCAGAAATGGAGACCCGATTGCATCGTCGTGGGTTCTCCAGCGTCCGGGCATCGCAGTTCTCACTGGCGCGCATCTTCGGCACGAAGCCGGGGAACATGACCGGCACGCACATCCTCTACCTTGTGCCACGCTCTGGTGTCTGGGAAAATCAAGATGAGATCACCAGCGTGTACACGGATAACATGAGCTACGTGTACAGCGGTGAAGTGTGGGGGGAGAAGGTGGATGGCCTCTATGAAGAAGCCATCCAGGGTACTGATACCATCTTGCGCGTGTGGGCTTCCAATATGACCAGCCAGCTCACCAACCATCACTCTTACGAATATTTCGGTGGACTCAGCATGGCCGTGAAGAAGCTCACGGGTTCCACACCGCAGGCGCTGATTGCCGACGTGCGCAATCCTGATGGCGCCAGCATTCGTGATCTGGAGGAAGTGCTGGCCACCAACCTGCGTTCAGAGCTGCTCGGCAAGAAATGGCTCCAAGGCATGAAGGACCATGACTATGCCGGAGCGGGACACATCGCGGAGATGGTGAAGAATACCTTTGGCTGGTCTGTCACGCGTCCGGAGAGCGTCTCCCAGCAAACCTGGACGGACATCTATGAAGTGGTGCTGAAAGACAGGCACAAGCTTGGTCTGGAGGAATGGTTCGAGAAGGTGTCGCCCCATGCCATGCAGGAGATTGCAGCCACGCTGCTGGAGGCGGCGAGGAAGGGCGTCTGGCAGGCATCCGAGGAGCAGATTGCCGACATCACCCGTATGTATGCGGATTCCGTCGCGAGGCATGGCGACTCAGGCGGCCTCGTGAGTGGCGGCAATGTGAAGCTCGCCACCTATGCGGCCAAGACCTTGATTTCAGGGGGCGAGGCCAAAGACCAGGAGCTTGCGAAGGCGATGCAGGAAGCGCTCGCCAAATCTTCAGCAGCCGGAGCAGAAGAGAAGGTCGTGGGCCAGAAGCTGGAAAACGTGACGGAACAGAAACAAGTGGAAGAAAAGCAAGCGCCGGCAGAGGCGCAGGCAGGGAGGCCAACTTTCAACTGGAGCTACCTCGCAGGGGCCTTTGTTCTTGCGCTGCTCATCGTGGGATTCTTCAGAAAGTCAGGCTCGGTATGA
- a CDS encoding MotA/TolQ/ExbB proton channel family protein, which translates to MMDAIQHALYVLSNALLLPTLLAILIMAAWSMLLLGGLVREWFTRPRVQRVLREARHLAKQQKSVKSPGKADGGALVRCLSECTLGLPARLAVLLGRDAPELSDYAKSLDDLEGEVAASLAQLSWLTRVAPMLGLMGTLIPLGPALTGLASGDVAVLSSHLVVAFTATVIGVLIGCCSFTMGLVRKHWYQHDMGELEYIFAQVSTGVATRGTHIGKEP; encoded by the coding sequence ATGATGGATGCAATCCAACATGCACTCTATGTGCTCTCAAATGCGCTGTTGCTTCCTACGCTCCTGGCCATTCTGATCATGGCAGCGTGGAGCATGCTGCTGCTTGGAGGGCTGGTGCGGGAGTGGTTCACAAGGCCGAGGGTCCAGCGAGTGCTGCGAGAGGCCCGGCACCTCGCGAAGCAGCAGAAGTCAGTGAAGTCCCCGGGAAAAGCAGATGGTGGAGCTCTGGTCCGGTGCTTGAGTGAGTGCACCTTAGGACTTCCGGCGAGACTTGCTGTCCTGCTCGGGCGTGATGCTCCGGAATTGTCCGACTATGCGAAGAGTCTCGATGATTTGGAAGGAGAGGTGGCCGCTTCACTGGCGCAGCTTTCCTGGCTCACACGTGTCGCGCCCATGTTGGGACTCATGGGTACGCTCATACCGCTCGGGCCAGCGCTTACCGGTCTGGCATCCGGGGATGTCGCGGTGCTCTCCAGCCATCTCGTGGTGGCCTTCACTGCCACGGTCATCGGAGTGCTCATTGGCTGCTGTTCCTTTACCATGGGGCTGGTGCGGAAGCACTGGTATCAGCATGACATGGGGGAGCTGGAATACATTTTTGCCCAAGTCTCAACGGGTGTGGCTACCCGTGGCACGCACATCGGTAAGGAGCCATGA